A region of the Panthera leo isolate Ple1 chromosome F2, P.leo_Ple1_pat1.1, whole genome shotgun sequence genome:
CGCAGTTGGCCTGGGGACAGGCAGGTgcagcaggggaaggagggacacAAGAGAGGGAAGCCTGTGGACCCTACAGAAGAAGGTGCTTGGGGGAGTCACCCACTGACTCCCTGGTAGTCCTCCAACCAGGGGAATGCTCGTCCCCACTCCTGGTCCCACCACAACCTCCTCGGCCAGTCTCCAGGTCGCAGGGTGGCATGTCTGGAGCCACGTGCCCAGCGTTTTAGGCCCGTGCACCAGCATCTTCCCTGAGCTTCCTGCCCACTTCTGAGAATGAGGACCCCACTCCTTGACGTGGCCACAGGCTCTTCCCGGCTCACTGACCCTCCAGGCCTGCCGGACACTCCCCCAACACAGCCACCTCGCATCCCCGAGCATCTTCATGCAGGTCCCATGGAGGTCCCATGTCACCGCCCCCTGCCTTACGGAGGCCTGCCCCACCCGCCCATCATCAGGTCCCGCCTTCCCTCTGGCCtcggcccctcccaccctcacgGAAGCCGGCCACACAGgacccctctctgctcctgcagCACGGCAGAGCTCATTCCCACCCGTGCCCGTCACCCGCGGACAGGCACAGCATTTACGCCTCTCTTCTCCTCACGCCGGTCTGTCTGGATGTCCCCTCCTCAGAGACGCCAACCGCTTGGCTAAAGCTGaccacccacccctcccaacGGCTCTCCACCACCTTATCCCACGTTTCCCTTTCCTCTGAGCGCTTGTACCACCTGAGAGGAGCTTTTCAGCTAGTTTACGACACCCAGTAGCTGTCCGTCTTCACGACAACGATGCGGCTCCGGCACGTCAGGGCCCACGGGAGCCAGCACGCTGCCCTGCACAGAGGCCCTCGATGCACGCTCGCCGGATGGTTGGGGTGATGGTGAGGCGTAAGCGGGGAGACGCAGGATGGTGGAGGACACGTGAATGGAGGATGGCGGCTGGAGGACGGACGGGGGGATAAGAGGGTGCGCGGATAAACGGATAAACAGGTTGAGGGAATAGCGGAtggaaggtggatggatggataggcgGATGGACGAATGGACGGACAGACAGTTGGATGGATGGggagaggatggagggaggggatggataagtggatgagTGAGCGGAAGCTTCTCCAAGCCCCTCCCCCAACaggcctctcccccccaccccccaccccccaccccgccaaccCCTGCACTTTCCGGCCAGGGCAGTGGGGATGGAGGGTTCTCCTCTAACTACAAACTTATCCGTCCGCCCCCTAGTGGAGAGAAGTGTaaaggcagggactgtgtcagccccctccccccaaccccatcttGCCCAaagcctttctcctcctctcacaTCCCAGGCCCCATAAGCAAGGTACGCAAGCATGTGGGCCTGAGCCTGCGGGCACCGCTCCAGGGTGACCCACAGACCCTCCCCGCCCATAAACCCGCAGACCCAGCACCCCCGTCAGCCCCTCACTCCTCCAGGCCATTGTCCACCCGGCAGCCACAGTTGAGTGTCCTAGAACATACTGGCCTGGGTCGCTCTGTGAGGGTGCCAGCTCCAGGCCATGGCCCCAGGACGCGGCCGACGTGGCCAGTGTCCTCTCCCCAGAGGCCCCTCAGCCAGCAGCTCCGGTAGCAGGCCCACTGCCCGCCGGTCCATCCAGTCCGCGCCCACGgcagcccccgccccagcccccagccgcaCAGAGTCCTCCtgctgggagcagggaagggcacaCGGCACACCTGACCACCTGCCTGGCAGGAAGGCTCAGCTTTGTTTGGTGGCCCCAGAGTCGTCCGCCCCCTGCCCCGTCCGGAGAGGGGTCCGCGGCTGCAGGCCCTCAGTAACAAGACGGGAGAAGTATTCGTACGAATAGCGCTCCTTCCTCTGGGGTGCCTGCTATGGGGAATGGCAACGGTCTGGCTCAGGcctgtctgcccccaccccaggctccttgGGGACACGGACAGCAGAGGCCTGGCCAGGCCACAGTCAAGGCCAGCCCCACCGGACTCCTGGGAGGGCGGCCAAGCTACACCAAGAGTACAGGCTGAAGAGGTCGAGTGTGCGCACCTGGGATGCCCTGCAAACCCCCTCGGCGCCCACCCCTCCATTAGGACACCCTGCACCTGGGACACAAGAAGGGTATGGAGGGGCCCAGGCCGCGGTCTGTGTAACCCTGCCCCACTCAACACCTGGCTCGGCAACTCCACGAACACTTGTTTCCAGGCCCAGCAAAGGGGGGGTGACGCCCGGCGGATGCTCACCGGCGTTCCGGGAACCCAGCTCTGCGGAGCACTCTGGCCCCCAAGAAGgcagggcaggaagcagggagcTCCCAGGCCAGCCAGAGGCAGAAACCCCAGCTTGGGTGCCGGCGGGTCTGAGAGCAGCAGGCCAGGGCGGCCCTTCCGGAGGGGCGGATCTGGGGCCCGGATCACACTGTCTGCTCGCTCTCCGACCCGCTAAGGAAGGGGAGCTTGCACACGGAGGACCCAGAAAGCTGGGACCAGCTGGGCCCACTTGGGTCACAGTCAGCCACCAGGCACCAGAGCCACAGTCCCCGATTCCCCTCAGCCTCCGTTCAGAGCAAGAATCTGCAATAGCCGTGGCCACTCAACACACTGCCGCCTGTGACGGGAACATCCTTCCCCAAGGTGCCTCACGCGACACCCCTGGTACTCAAGTTTCACTGAAATATCACCATCTTGAGGCGCCTGGCCCAGCCACCCAATCTCCACTTGCCCCGACCCACCCTCCTTGGGGCAAGTCACTACGGAAACGTCTTGGTGCCCGTGGGCTAGGATGCAGGCGGCAGGAGAGTGGAAGGGACCGCCCCGCCCCATGCCTCCGAGACCCCCAGCACCCGGAGCAGGACGCGAAGGGGCCTGTGGACACGGCCAGCCCTGAGCAGCGTCCCGGTGTGACGGCTCATCTGTGGGGACAGACGTCCATCCGGACCGCCCCTCCACTCCGGCCCGAGCCACCCGCCGCCCCCCAGGCTGAGCGTCCTCGGGACGGGGAAGGTGGCTCGTAACAGGCGAGCGGAGCCGGCGCTGCAGGAGatgaccccctccccccgggcctACCTtccttggtgggggggtgggcccGGCCAGGAGGCAGGCAGCACAGCCGGTGCCTGGTGACCTGCGCCAGGCCCTTGTTGGGGTTCTTCTTCAGCACGGGGCTGCTCTTCCCCCGGGGGCCCTGCCTCCGCCGCAGGCTCAGCTGGCTCTTGGCGGTGGTGGCAGGCGGGGCGCCATTCTTCTTGTCGCAGGGAAGGCTGCAGAGACAAAGAGCAGGCAGGTCCCAATGGGCTCCCCCAGCAGGGCGGCTCTCCCCATCTACCCCTGCCCATCCAGACCCCAGCACCGTGGAATCACCCCGGGAGGTCCCAGCCTGCCCGCCTTCTCAGCAGCGGCCCGtgcgctcctcccccacttgagagcccggagccggggcagagggagagcggCTCCCGACCCTTGACCCCCACCCGGTGTATCTGCACCAGGTCCCCTCGGTGTCCCTAGGCCGGATGAACTCtccagtggggctgggggctgggggcagcgcTAAGGAGCCACCGCAGGGGAGGGGCCGCCACCAGCTGCCCCCAGCCACCTCTGCAGGAGAGGCCACTGCTCACAGCTCCCCTGTCCACATCAGCCGAGACAGGACGGCTGTCCTGAAAAGGCAGGGGACTTTTTAACTGTCTGGGAGAGCAGGGCCAAGGACCAAGGTCAGACAGCAGGAAGGACCTCCAAAGGGGACTCTCAGTGAGAGTGACTCTGCCCTCGCAGTTACCAGCTGCCGTGATGAAGTCCGAACCCCAGACCAAACCTGAGCCACAACGCCATTTTTTAGCCTCTGCACGATCCTTGCAGGTGGAGGGCCAGGGAAACGACCCGTATTCAGTGAAACAGTGACTCCCCTGGTCACCTGGCTGCCAAGGAGGCAGACTTCCCGGTGCGCCCTGGGTTTGCGCACCTAGTGCGTAGCTGGGTATAAAGCATCATCCGCAAACCCAGTGGACCCGGAACAGAAGCTGCCCCAGCAGCCTCTGGTCTGTCACCAACAGGAGATGGGAGGGCTCCCCCTGTCGTCACTGGCTGAGCCCCGGTTACCCCAGTAACCCCAGCCTCATTTGCACTGGGTACAGTAACGCCGCCAGCCATGCTCGGCTGGACCCGTGGCCGGTGATGCTTCATCGCCTCCTCCCACGGCCCCGCAGGTGAGCCCTCCCACACGCTCCGCACGCCCAGCAGGGAGCTGCCAGGCCCAGGCCTGCCCCCCTGCCTGCCCAGACAGGACCCTGGGGTGCTGGCAGGGGCACCTACCTAGCGCCGCCCCGCCTCCGGATGATCTTGGTGCGGCTCTTCACTTTGTAAGCCGAGAGTGTGGTCTCACTGAAGAGGGGCTTCAAGCCGCTGGGTCCCACTGCCGGTCTGTCCCCTGGGGGGAACCTGGATGGGAGCTGGGAGGCATGGTCCTTGCTGCCAGCTTCCGACTGCCAACgaaaggaggaggatgaggaggccGAGGGGCTGGACGCCTTCCACTTGTATTTGCTGGGGGAGGCCCCGAGCGTGGAGGACGCGGACGACCTCCTGGGCTTGGCATCCGGATCAGCTCTGAGCTGTGGCTTCTCCCCCTGTGCCGCTGTGCCAAAGGGGGCCCTGCACACGGTCTCCGAGGCTGCTCTGGGACTGAGGGCCCTGCGAGTGGCCCGGGGGCTCTTGGCTGAAGCAGCCACCCACTTGTAGTTGTTCTTCCGGAACTTGCTGGTTCGACAGGACACGAGCAGTGAGGCCTCCCGGGCCTGCCTGGGTCCAGAAGCTGCTCTGGCTGGGCCTGCCACCGAGCCGGAGGAAGCCGGCTGATCCGGGTGGCCAGCATTCACTCTCCCATCTCCAAGGTGCTGGGCGACACAGCTGGCCACAGAGTGTGAGCCCACCTTCCGGCCCGGAGCCGCGCCACTGcgctggggcagggtgggggacaggaagcGTGCCTTGGCCGCAACCGCACTCTCGCTGACAGTCCGCCGGGGCTCGGAGGGGCTGTCACTCACGCTGCTCACAGACTTTACCACCCGAGGCTTGCCAGGCTCCTTCTGGCAGACCAGAAGGGGGTCCTCTGTACCGCAGCTCCCCTTGGCTCTTCCCGGCCTCGAGGGTTGCTGCTGCCCACCAGGGGGCTCGCCCTCGCCCTCCTGAGGCCTGTGGTGGCTCCAGGAGGGGTCCTCACATCCTTCCAAGGAACCCCGAGAGACCCCTGCAGCGCTAGCTGAGCCCGGTTTTGATGGTGGCTTGATTTTGATAACCATGTTCTGATCTGGACTCAGCTGGACCTGCCTCTCCAGGACATACTGCGCGGGGTCAGGACCCCGGCTGCCCCCAGCCCTGAGAGGTGGCTGTGCGGCACAGTCACCGGGCGGGTCTGAGGCTCCTGGGGGCCGATTCACCAGGGAGTATTTCTTGCGCCATGCAGGCCCGTGGCTCAGGGAGAAGCCCCTCCGGCCAGGACGAGGGTAGCTGGCACCGAAGGCCCTGCTGCTGTTGTAAGCAGGTGGCTGCCAGCGGGCAGCGGCCGACGTGCCCGGGGCAGGGGCGTTGCCATGGAGGTTTTTGTAGTCATCGATCAGACCTGAGAAGGCAGAATCACGGGCTCAATTAACCAGAGGCTGACAGTAAACTCAGCCAACAGCCCAGTCCCCCGGAGGCGCATCAGCCGACAAGACACCCCACAGACCCCACCTCCCTCGTGAGCCCCCGCCTGGCCCCAGGACAGTTCAGCCCGAATTCCCTCCGCCCATCTTTCCCATGAGCCTTTCCCATCAGTCTGCTTCCATCCTAGTCGCTTACACTGAAAACACACCCCTGTGGCTTCATGTTCCTAATCTGTCGGGAGTATTATACCGGGGCCACAATGCTTTGAGGTGAAATGTCACTTGATATGAAGAGACCAGCAAGGCCCCATGCTCTAATGCCCAACAAGGGGGCCGGTCAGCCACGGAGGCCCTCTGGCTTGCCCACGGATGCAAAGGAGGCAGGAGTACTCCTTAATAATCCCCCCTGCCTGGCGCACGGGACAATGAGCGTAAGACAAGTGACACAGGGGTCGGCACTCCACAGTTGATGGGAATGTCACACCGTCCTCCTCTAAGGGGAGAAGAGCCCTGATTGTCTGGAGGCCCGACAGGGGATAGCGATCCCGGGGCCGGAGGGGTACAGGTTCAGCTGGAACACCCCAGGGAGTTAGGCCTCAACCGGCAAACCAGTAGCTAAGTCCTCCGTGCCAACGCTGCCCACCACAAGTCCCGTCCCCAGACCCAAGAAAAGCCATGTCCAGACCTGGTGACACGCCAGGACAGCTGTGACAGAAGCCTCTGGCAGGCTGGACCAGCCCGCCTGGACTCTCCCCCATACACATTTTCCAAATCCTTAAGTCTTCTCTTCATGGGAAAACTTTAAACGGGGAAATTTTTCAGAACAGAAACCTCAACTTGGGtgtaaaaactgaaaagatgagaaactgaggcctggcgAGTGGGGGCCTTGGAATATCAAGAGGACTGTGACTGTGTGAAGGGAAGGAGCCAAGACGAGGCGTCCAGGGGCTTTGCCACGCGACACCAGGTCAAGCTCTCCACCCTACTGGTGGCACCGAGAGCGACAGGGCGCCGAGGAAGTGCCCGCccgtgggggttggggggggatgcCTCCCGCCGGTTACTAAGCGACGGCCCCGCCGCCACCCGCTGCAGCGCCTGAAGGACACGCACTACCCGTCCGGAGAAACGGGCAAGGGGCTGACCCCGGCCGGCCCGGATGCCCTTCGGGGTTCCCCACCGCCTCCCCGACCCTACCCACGCCCCCACCCGACCCGACCTGGCCGTCCAGACCGAGGGCGCGGAGCGACCCCCTTCGGGGAGGCGGGCAGCGGCCCTTCGTGAGGTAAGGAAGGGTAAAGAAAGGGACGCGCGAcccgggcccggcccggcccgacCCGACCCGACCCACCCTGCAGGAGACGGATCTGTCGCCGTAATTGCTCCTTTTCCTCCATCTCCGGAGTCCGCGACGCCCGGCCAGGCCCCCGAGACGTCATCGCCGCGCGACTGTTTCCCcgccggcggggcggggcccaCGGAAGCTCCGAGCCTGCGCACTGCAGCTGGGCCAGGGCGTTGGCCGGGCTGCGAGGAACGCGCCGTCGTCCTGGCAACGCCGGCGGAAAGGTGGGTCACGCACGCACAGCCCAAGGGGCGGCGCGCCGGCCAGGGGCGCGAGCGCACGGGCCCGGAGACGGCCGAAGGCGGGTGGTTTCGGACCTGGTGCGGCGGCAGCTGGCTCCGGTGCTACGGGCTCTCGTTCCCTGTGGGACCAGGCGAGGAGCCGAAGTCCGGACCCGTCTTCGGCCGCAGCGCAGCTCCTTCTCCGCGTAGAATTACGCTGTGGAGGCTCTGCGGGGGGACCTGGTGGCACGAGCGCCGGAGAGGCTCTCTGTTCACGCTGCCCCGTGGGCCAGGGCAGGAGAGGAAACTCCGGAACGAGGGGTCCCTGGGCGGGGAAGCTCTGAAAACATGAAAGATTTCGGTTTATCAGCGGGAACGAGTGCAAAACAGATGTACAAACGTTGTACGCTGCTGGGGggtgcaaaatggtgcagctgctgggGAAAACAATCTGGAGGTTCTTCAAAAGGTCAAAactagaattatcatatgacccagcagttccacctTGCGTGTGCACCCACGAGGAGTGAGAGCGGGGACTCACGCCGCTGCTCCATGAAGCGCTATTCACAATGGTCCGTGGAACGGCTCAGCTGTCCCCGAGGATAAATGGATGGACAATGTGGTCTGTCCAGAAAGTGGACTATGATTTAGCCTCGGAGAGGAATGTACTGCTTCTCGATCCCCGTTGTGACAACGGTGGACCTCAAAATCActttgctaagtaaaataaacggGTCACAAAAGGACGTATGTTGTATGACTCCGCTTCTGTGAAATATCTAGACTAGGCAAATTTTTAGAGACAGTAGATTAGAGGTAACCAAGGGCTGTGGGAAGGAGGAATGGAGAGTTAAAACGTTGTGGGTACAGGGTTCTGTTTGGAACGATGAAGAAGTTTTGGAAAGAAATGATGACTGCACAATACTGTGAAAGTACTTAATGCCGCTGAATGGGACACTTAGAAATAGCTGTGTGACAGCTTgtatgttgtaatttttttttttttaccacatgaAATGGGCAACGTGTTTGCCACAGGCCTGTGCAATAGCAAATGTTGAAGGAAATTCTTCAGGCTGAAGGGAAATGATAGGACGTGGAAACATCTGtgtgaagaaagagaacaggaaatggaaaatttgcTAGTAAATTGTAATTCTCACTTcttatttgctttaaaagaagtagttagaggggcgcctgggtggctcagtcggttgagcgtccagcttcggctcaggtcacgatctcacagttgatgggtttgagccccgcgtctggctctgtgctgacagctcggagcctggagcctgcttcggattctgtgtctccctctttctctgcaccccccccccccccgctcacgctccctcgaaaataaaccttaaaaaaaagtatgaaaacaagCAGTTgcgataaaaatataaataatgatgctAATAACGTGCCTGGCCGAGGAGACCAGCCTGCGTTGGCTGCCTCTGCGCTCAGGCTGCAGAACCCCACTGGGAATCCCTCCCAACCCAGATGTCTTCGAGAAGTAGAATCTATCTGGAACCATCTTTGCTTCCTGGGCCTTTTCTGGCCCCTTTCCAAGCGCCGCCCagccctgtccatgctctgtcttaCCCTCCTCCGCTCCCACCGCCACTGTCCTTGCCGAACTCTAACTGGAgctcacctctccctctcccacaagGCAGCCAGAGGCACCCCAGGGGAGCGGCCATGGAGACAGGCTCAGGGTGACTTACGTACTGGGACTGGTGTAAGATCCTGAGGCCTTGGCAaaatgagggcaggggaggggagtgcTTGAAGATTGAGATGGAATCCCCCTTCGGGAGCTTGGGGAACACTCTTGGACTTGCCCTGTGTTGTTTCTCTTGAGGATCCTACAACTGTCACCTTGTGAATGAGTCAGGGCTGGCCTGATGCAGGATGGACAGCACAAAATGTCAAATCTGTCCTGCCTGAGCCGCTCCCTCCTTCCACCGACCCagccagcacccccacccctctgggggtctcccttccctgcctcctccttccctccagatCTGCAGGCGGGTGGGAGTCAGGTGACCCCACTCAGGTGGGAACAGGTGGTTGGCAGGCTGGGACTGCTACCCCATGGATGCCCCCAAGCCTTTCGTCCCAGAGGGAAGAGAGCAGAAAGTTAGTGTGGAAGACAGCTGCCCTCGAGGACCCTGTGGACCCCTGCTGCACGCCGGCATCACTAGCCCTCACTGAACAGCACGACCCTCATACTCTCTGAGCCAGATTCTTCTGGGAGGAGAGTGTTTGGTCTACTGTTCCCTAAATGGCAGCATCTCCACCAGGCTCTCCGGGACCAGGATGGATGAACCTCACCAGACAAACCTCCCAGTGCCGGGCACTGAGCAAACAGCCCATAatcccccctcctgccccagcaaTGCCCAGGTTCCAGCTGTGCGGAAAGGCTAGTCctggccagggcagaggggagtgAGGCTCAAAATACAAAAAGCGAGAGCAAGGGGGCTGCTTCCTCCTGCAGAGGCCCAGTGGGGTGGGAGACGGTTCTGTGCCCCCGCCGCCAGCAGGCAGAAAGCTCAGGGGGCCAGACAGGTTGCAGCCGGGGACTCCAAAAGGAAGCAGCCGTTGTGCAGTGCCTTCCTGCCGCCCACGCCCCCGGAGCCGCCCTTGAACCCAGTCGCCCTGCTCTGGGGCTGCCCAGGCGGCCCGGCGACCCTCCGAACGCTGCCTGAGCGCCTGCCGGGCGGAGCCTGCTGACCAGGCCACTGCGGGCACGCCCCAGCGTCCAGAGCTAGTGACGGGGTGGCCCAGGCGGCCAGCGGGAGGGATGCCCCGCGGGTCACCCAGTCCCTCCAAAGCTGGGACTGTCGGGACTTGCTGTCAGCGTTGGCGCTCTCTGGGCCGGGCGGGTCCCGAATGCTGACCACTGCCGCTCTTCCGGGCCAGGGCTCCCAGGGGCCCCGAGGGCGGGACACAAACACTGCAAGGGGTGACGCCCGAGGAGGGGGAGCGGGGCcgctggggggcggggtgccGCGGAGGGCGTGGGCGCCCGGAGTGTCCCGGGAGGGTCGGGTGGGACCGGCCTGAGCGGCTCCCGCTGGGGGCGCTGCACCGGCCCGccgacgaccccccccccccctccacccgccCCCGGGAACCTGGCGCCCTCCAGCCGCCCCGCCGCCCCGTGGGGCCTGCCGGCCACCCCAGTGCCTGGAATGCAGCTGCCTCCGGACTCCCGTCCCTAAGCCCCGGCTCCcgctccctcctccacctccacccagcCCTCAGGGTTGTCTCTGGAATCTTAGCAACCTGCCTCGTCTTGGCCAGGGGCCGGACACCCCCAGGGCAGGGCACCCCCAGGGCAGGGTCTGCGCTGGATTGCCCACTGCCACCCCTGCACCGGCCCCTTCCCCTGGATGGGGTACCTGGTGGCAGCGAGCGCCCTCCACCTTCCTGCACCTTAGCGGcccccccaggcccagcctccccGACCCGTCCAGGCACGAAGGCTCCCAGTCCCTGGTCACCGCAC
Encoded here:
- the ZC3H3 gene encoding zinc finger CCCH domain-containing protein 3 isoform X1: MTSRGPGRASRTPEMEEKEQLRRQIRLLQGLIDDYKNLHGNAPAPGTSAAARWQPPAYNSSRAFGASYPRPGRRGFSLSHGPAWRKKYSLVNRPPGASDPPGDCAAQPPLRAGGSRGPDPAQYVLERQVQLSPDQNMVIKIKPPSKPGSASAAGVSRGSLEGCEDPSWSHHRPQEGEGEPPGGQQQPSRPGRAKGSCGTEDPLLVCQKEPGKPRVVKSVSSVSDSPSEPRRTVSESAVAAKARFLSPTLPQRSGAAPGRKVGSHSVASCVAQHLGDGRVNAGHPDQPASSGSVAGPARAASGPRQAREASLLVSCRTSKFRKNNYKWVAASAKSPRATRRALSPRAASETVCRAPFGTAAQGEKPQLRADPDAKPRRSSASSTLGASPSKYKWKASSPSASSSSSFRWQSEAGSKDHASQLPSRFPPGDRPAVGPSGLKPLFSETTLSAYKVKSRTKIIRRRGGASLPCDKKNGAPPATTAKSQLSLRRRQGPRGKSSPVLKKNPNKGLAQVTRHRLCCLPPGRAHPPTKEASSVHTLRTPPTSKVIKTRYRIVKKTPVSPLSAPQSPLSLPSWRSRRLSLSRSLVLNRLRPTAGGGKAQASPPRWRNKGYRCIGGVLYKVSANKLSKTSGRPGGDGATRPLQRTGRLDPASSCSRSLASRAVQRSLAIVRQARQRRRKQQQEYCMYYNRFGRCNHGEHCPYIHDPDKVAVCTRFLRGTCKKTDGTCPFSHHVSKEKMPVCSYFLKGICSNSNCPYSHVYVSRKAEVCTDFLKGYCPLGAKCKKKHTLLCPDFSRRGVCPRGAQCQLLHRNQKRPGRRAASAPAPEPSSASPKSKAASSHGPRKSSAAQRPTRQTPSSPTSVAAGSASPPSSPRVLAAASGSPLSAKPPSSPSPSSTPSSSSLLSPSSPTPPSPSLSLDQEELSLREEAASAATSSSSLPKLPSFISLQSSPSPGGQPRARTPRSPPTKDSGKTLHIKPRL
- the ZC3H3 gene encoding zinc finger CCCH domain-containing protein 3 isoform X2, with the protein product MTSRGPGRASRTPEMEEKEQLRRQIRLLQGLIDDYKNLHGNAPAPGTSAAARWQPPAYNSSRAFGASYPRPGRRGFSLSHGPAWRKKYSLVNRPPGASDPPGDCAAQPPLRAGGSRGPDPAQYVLERQVQLSPDQNMVIKIKPPSKPGSASAAGVSRGSLEGCEDPSWSHHRPQEGEGEPPGGQQQPSRPGRAKGSCGTEDPLLVCQKEPGKPRVVKSVSSVSDSPSEPRRTVSESAVAAKARFLSPTLPQRSGAAPGRKVGSHSVASCVAQHLGDGRVNAGHPDQPASSGSVAGPARAASGPRQAREASLLVSCRTSKFRKNNYKWVAASAKSPRATRRALSPRAASETVCRAPFGTAAQGEKPQLRADPDAKPRRSSASSTLGASPSKYKWKASSPSASSSSSFRWQSEAGSKDHASQLPSRFPPGDRPAVGPSGLKPLFSETTLSAYKVKSRTKIIRRRGGASLPCDKKNGAPPATTAKSQLSLRRRQGPRGKSSPVLKKNPNKGLAQVTRHRLCCLPPGRAHPPTKEASSVHTLRTPPTSKVIKTRYRIVKKTPVSPLSAPQSPLSLPSWRSRRLSLSRSLVLNRLRPTAGGGKAQASPPRWRNKGYRCIGGVLYKVSANKLSKTSGRPGGDGATRPLQRTGRLDPASSCSRSLASRAVQRSLAIVRQARQRRRKQQQEYCMYYNRFGRCNHGEHCPYIHDPDKVAVCTRFLRGTCKKTDGTCPFSHHVSKEKMPVCSYFLKGICSNSNCPYSHVYVSRKAEVCTDFLKGYCPLGAKCKKKHTLLCPDFSRRGVCPRGAQCQLLHRNQKRPGRRAASAPAPEPSSASPKSKAASSHGPSPRRAQEASPGPGPPGAPQLRTQGKLCTSNPACEGPGGQPAPTSAPRSWRGRRLRLPPPQRRGHLPPSPTLGPRGRRSACLAPGLL